The genomic interval TCTTTGGCTACCAGGTTCATCCCGTCGCGCAGCGGGGTGACGAGCGCCACGTCCGCCACGTAGTACATGGCGACGAGCTCCTCGAACGAGAATCCGTGATAAAAATAGCATACCGGAGTCCAGTCCATCGTGGAGTATTTGCCGTTGATGGAGCCGATCTCCTCGTCGATTCGGGTCTTCAGTTCGGCATAGCTGCCCACATGGTCGCGCGAAGGGACGATCACCATGGAGAGAGTCGCTTTGCCTCTGTATTCGGGATGGCGCTCCAGAAAGGACGCGAAGCCGTGCAGGCGGTGCAGGATGCCTTTGCTGTAATCGAGGCGGTCTACCGAGAGGATCAGCTTGCGGTCGCCGAAAAGCCTGCGGTATTTTTCGACCGCGTCGCGTACCTGTATTTTCGACGCGGCCTTATGGTAAAGGTCGTAATTGATTCCCATCGGAAGCGCGTCCACCCGGGCCGTACGGCTGCCCAGTTGTGCCTCGTCCAGCCGGAACTCCACGTTCAGAATGTGCTGCGCGGCGCTGACGAAGTGGCGCATGTAGTCGGGCGTATGGAATGCGATGAAATCGGCTCCCAGCAATCCCCTCAGAAGCCTGGCCCGCTCCGGCAGGATGCGGAACAATTCGTAGGAGGGGAAAGGGATATGATGGAAATATCCGATGCATAGGTCGGGCATCGCCTCGCGCAACATGCCGGGCAGCAGCATGAGGTGGTAGTCCTGCACCCATACCCTGTCGCCGGGTTCCACGACACGGCAGATCTCCTCGCAGAAGCGGCGGTTCACCTCCCGGTACGCCTCCCAGAAACGGCTTTTGTAAAGCGTATAGGCATAGAAATAGTGGCACAGCGGCCAGATCGTGCTGTTGCTGTAGCCTTCATAGTAATTTTCGATTTCCGCCTCGGAAAGAAATACGGGATGGAAATGCATCCTCCGCAGTTCGGAGCCGATCGTTTTCCGCTCCTGCGGATCGTCGGTACAGATACCCGGCCATCCGATCCAGTGCTTTTCGTAAGGAATCTGCAAAGAGCCGAGACCGGTGGCCAATCCTCCCTCGCTGCGCGTGAAAGAAAGCCGGTCGCCCTCTCGGGTCATCCTCACCGGCAGTCTGTTGGATATGATAAAAAGTCTCATACGTGCTTCAAAAGCAAAAGAAGTACCGTCGGATCGGGCGTCTATTCAATCTTCAGATATATAGCGTTTTGCGTGAATGCGCTCGGGCGAAGATTCTATCAGAATGAAAAAATGCCTTTTCATTTTGATAAGTCCGGACGATGCAAGGATGACCGTGTGTTTGCAGACAACGATTTGATAGTCATGTATTTGGTTGCGTGGCGCATTGCGGTGGCATCCCGATTGTCTTGCGACAGGAACGAAAATGTGAGAACCGCTAATCGTAAACGAAAATTCAAAACGATGGATCACGATCCTAAATCAATCAAAGTCATGAAGTTCGGAGGAACCTCCGTAGGCTCTCCGGCAATGATCAAGCATGTCGCGAGGCTCATCAGCAACGAGGAGCCGAAACTGGTGGTCCTGTCGGCCATGTCCGGTACGACCAATGCCCTTGCCGCGATTGCCGCCGAATTGTCGCGGGGCAATATTTCCGGGGCTTCGGACGATATCGGAACTTTGGAAAGCAAATACCTCGAGACGGCCGGTCAGCTCTATTTTTCCGAAGGAAGCGCGGAAAAGGCGAGAAGGCATATCCGGGACTCCTTTTCCTTATTGAAAGGAGTGGCGGAACGGCCCTTTTCGTCCGTCGAGGAAAAGATCGTTCTGGCCCAAGGTGAGCTGATCGTTACGATGCTGATGCACCTCTACCTGGCGGAGACGGGCGTTCGCTCTAC from Alistipes ihumii AP11 carries:
- a CDS encoding bifunctional alpha,alpha-trehalose-phosphate synthase (UDP-forming)/trehalose-phosphatase, whose amino-acid sequence is MRLFIISNRLPVRMTREGDRLSFTRSEGGLATGLGSLQIPYEKHWIGWPGICTDDPQERKTIGSELRRMHFHPVFLSEAEIENYYEGYSNSTIWPLCHYFYAYTLYKSRFWEAYREVNRRFCEEICRVVEPGDRVWVQDYHLMLLPGMLREAMPDLCIGYFHHIPFPSYELFRILPERARLLRGLLGADFIAFHTPDYMRHFVSAAQHILNVEFRLDEAQLGSRTARVDALPMGINYDLYHKAASKIQVRDAVEKYRRLFGDRKLILSVDRLDYSKGILHRLHGFASFLERHPEYRGKATLSMVIVPSRDHVGSYAELKTRIDEEIGSINGKYSTMDWTPVCYFYHGFSFEELVAMYYVADVALVTPLRDGMNLVAKEYIAVKDGNPGVLILSEMAGAAVELSDALLINPNDMDQIEQAIVKALEMPEQEQLRRLKKMQRIVSAQTVNRWAESFINEWSSACRKNWAMNRKRLSPESETTIRRHYARARKRLILLDYDGTLAPIRARPEEASPTPELLDTLRLLCGDTRNRIVINSGRDKATLERWLGELPVTLAAEHGARYRENGVWHTRVARQQWNTGIMAILNLYLEKTPRSRLEIKDTALAWHYRECDPWLGELRAQQLTRALVSVCLRHKLQIIQGSKVLEIKSPEYSKGSEVRRLLEKGGYDFILAMGDDTTDDDMFEALPRDSFAVKVGSVSEKALYNMPQQERVLPFLRSLTEKVPDASEPSRKRPGRTAIRFVKRLLQTKNR